Proteins encoded within one genomic window of Lampris incognitus isolate fLamInc1 chromosome 1, fLamInc1.hap2, whole genome shotgun sequence:
- the smyd5 gene encoding histone-lysine N-trimethyltransferase SMYD5, producing the protein MAAPEDDMFSFCVEPVKVSSCVEVKFIDQVKGKGIFAKKSIKKGETIFIERPLVSAQFLWNTLYKYKACEFCLRALETAEENARRLSGIPGLSLPYPELCQVRPELHQACPQCQVKYCSKECLQAAADQYHRVLCLGPSHEDLKHPINKLQDVWRNMHYPPETSSIMLMARMVAVVKQAKDKAHWQRLFSQFCSRTANEEEEIAHKLLGEKFRGQLALLQSLFTTALYDDYLNRWFTPEGFRSLFSLVGTNGQGIGTSSLSQWVHACDALELPVQQREQLDSFIDQLYKDIEKETGDFLNCEGSGLFLLQSSCNHSCMPNAEASFPDNNFLLHLSTLDDINPGEEICISYLDCCQRDRSRHSRHKILRENYLFVCSCPKCISQMDDLDLTSEEEEEEEEEDEGEAEGETEGDEMEDEMTDV; encoded by the exons ATGGCGGCTCCCGAAGATGACATGTTTTCGTTCTGTGTGGAACCCGTCAAAGTTAGCAGTTGCGTGGAAGTCAAATTTATTGATCAGGTCAAG GGCAAAGGTATCTTTGCTAAAAAGAGCATCAAGAAGGGAGAAACCATTTTCATTGAACGCCCACTTGTATCTGCCCAGTTCCTGTGGAACACGTTATATAAATACAAAG CTTGTGAGTTCTGCTTACGTGCATTGGAAACCGCAGAGGAGAATGCCAGGAGACTCAGTGGCATCCCCGGCCTCAGTCTTCCATACCCTGAGCTGTGCCAAGTGCGGCCTGAGCTGCACCAGGCCTGTCCTCAATGCCAG GTTAAGTACTGTAGCAAAGAATGTTTGCAAGCTGCAGCAGACCAATACCATCGAGTCCTGTGTTTGGGTCCCTCCCATGAAGATCTGAAGCACCCTATCAACAAACTTCAAGATGTATGGAG GAATATGCATTATCCCCCGGAGACCTCCAGCATCATGCTTATGGCCAGAATGGTGGCCGTTGTCAAACAG GCCAAAGACAAAGCACACTGGCAGAGGCTATTTTCACAGTTTTGCAGTCGTACTGCCAATGAGGAAGAGGAGATAGCTCACAAGCTCCTGGGAGAAAAGTTCAGA GGACAGTTGGCATTACTACAAAGTCTCTTTACAACAGCACTTTATGACGATTATCTCAATAGg TGGTTTACACCAGAGGGGTTtcgctctctgttctctcttgTGGGGACCAATGGACAAGGCATAGGCACCAG TTCTTTAAGTCAGTGGGTTCATGCCTGTGATGCACTTGAGCTTCCTGTACAGCAGAGGGAGCAGTTGGATTCATTTATTGACCAGCTTTACAAGGACATAGAGAAAG AAACTGGAGACTTTCTAAACTGTGAAGGCTCTGGACTTTTCTTGCTTCAAAGCTCGT GTAAtcacagctgcatgccaaacgCAGAGGCTTCTTTCCCAGACAACAATTTCTTGCTTCACCTCAGCACCCTCGATGACATCAACCCAGGAGAG GAGATCTGTATCAGTTACCTAGACTGCTGTCAGCGGGACCGGAGCCGTCATAGCCGACACAAAATTCTGAG GGAGAACTACCTGTTCGTCTGCTCATGTCCAAAGTGCATCTCTCAAATGGATGACCTGGACCTGacatcggaggaggaggaggaggaagaagaggaagatgagggggaagcagagggagagacagagggggatgaGATGGAGGATGAGATGACAGATGTCTGA
- the sfxn5b gene encoding sideroflexin-5b isoform X1, with protein sequence MAESAACPAFQLGRSRYDQGSFLGRLRHFMDIIDPSTLFVPERRLEECVKLLDDFKHGRLLPGVSDFQLWEAQKVKQAIIHPDTGEKIFMPFRMSGYVPFGTPIVIGLLLPNQTVFSTIIWQWLNQSHNACVNYANRNATKPTPASKFLQGYVGAVTSAVSIAVGLNVLIQKANKLSPATRIIIQRLVPFPAVASANICNVALMRHNELSEGVDVLDTNGNVVGSSKVAARHAIMETAFTRVVLPMPIFVLPPIIMSYLERLQFLQSNRRLLLPIHSLVCLATFSLSLPVAISLFPQMSQIEVAHLEPEIAMATDCKVVTYNKGL encoded by the exons ATGGCGGAATCTGCGGCTTGTCCTGCTTTCCAGCTTGGGAGATCGCGATACGATCAG GGTTCATTTCTTGGTCGCCTTCGACATTTTATGGACATCATCGACCCCAGCACCTTGTTTGTGCCTGAG AGACGATTGGAAGAGTGTGTCAAACTTCTTGACGATTTTAAACACGGCAGACTTCTACCTGGAGTCTCTGATTTTCAG TTATGGGAAGCCCAAAAAGTCAAGCAG GCCATCATTCACCCCGACACGGGAGAGAAAATCTTCATGCCATTCCGAATGTCAG GTTATGTACCATTCGGAACACCAATT gtcaTTGGCCTTCTGCTCccaaatcagactgtgttctctACCATTATTTGGCAG TGGCTgaaccagagtcacaatgcatgTGTGAACTATGCCAACCGCAACGCAACCAAG CCTACACCAGCATCAAAGTTTCTTCAGGGATATGTGGGAGCTGTGACTAGTGCTGTCTCCATTGCA GTTGGATTGAATGTTCTGATTCAAAAGGCCAACAAACTGAGCCCTGCGACCAGAATAATAATCCAGAGACTAGTCCCCTTCCCAGCAGTGG CGAGTGCAAACATCTGCAATGTGGCCCTCATGAGACACAATGAGCTGTCTGAGGGTGTTGATGTGCTGGATACAAACGGTAATGTGGTGGGATCCTCCAAAGTTGCTGCTAGGCAT GCAATCATGGAGACTGCTTTTACACGTGTGGTCCTCCCAATGCCCATCTTTGTCCTCCCCCCAATCATAATGTCCTACCTAGAGAG ACTCCAGTTCCTGCAGAGCAATCGCAGATTGTTGCTGCCCATCCACAGCCTGGTGTGCCTGGCTACCTTTAGCCTctccctgcctgtggccatcagccTCTTTCCCCAGATGTCTCAG aTCGAGGTGGCTCACCTTGAGCCGGAGATTGCCATGGCaacagactgcaaggtggtgacctaCAACAAGGGTTTATGA
- the sfxn5b gene encoding sideroflexin-5b isoform X2 — MAESAACPAFQLGRSRYDQGSFLGRLRHFMDIIDPSTLFVPERRLEECVKLLDDFKHGRLLPGVSDFQLWEAQKVKQAIIHPDTGEKIFMPFRMSGYVPFGTPIVIGLLLPNQTVFSTIIWQWLNQSHNACVNYANRNATKPTPASKFLQGYVGAVTSAVSIAVGLNVLIQKANKLSPATRIIIQRLVPFPAVASANICNVALMRHNELSEGVDVLDTNGNVVGSSKVAARHTPVPAEQSQIVAAHPQPGVPGYL; from the exons ATGGCGGAATCTGCGGCTTGTCCTGCTTTCCAGCTTGGGAGATCGCGATACGATCAG GGTTCATTTCTTGGTCGCCTTCGACATTTTATGGACATCATCGACCCCAGCACCTTGTTTGTGCCTGAG AGACGATTGGAAGAGTGTGTCAAACTTCTTGACGATTTTAAACACGGCAGACTTCTACCTGGAGTCTCTGATTTTCAG TTATGGGAAGCCCAAAAAGTCAAGCAG GCCATCATTCACCCCGACACGGGAGAGAAAATCTTCATGCCATTCCGAATGTCAG GTTATGTACCATTCGGAACACCAATT gtcaTTGGCCTTCTGCTCccaaatcagactgtgttctctACCATTATTTGGCAG TGGCTgaaccagagtcacaatgcatgTGTGAACTATGCCAACCGCAACGCAACCAAG CCTACACCAGCATCAAAGTTTCTTCAGGGATATGTGGGAGCTGTGACTAGTGCTGTCTCCATTGCA GTTGGATTGAATGTTCTGATTCAAAAGGCCAACAAACTGAGCCCTGCGACCAGAATAATAATCCAGAGACTAGTCCCCTTCCCAGCAGTGG CGAGTGCAAACATCTGCAATGTGGCCCTCATGAGACACAATGAGCTGTCTGAGGGTGTTGATGTGCTGGATACAAACGGTAATGTGGTGGGATCCTCCAAAGTTGCTGCTAGGCAT ACTCCAGTTCCTGCAGAGCAATCGCAGATTGTTGCTGCCCATCCACAGCCTGGTGTGCCTGGCTACCTTTAG